The Kiritimatiellia bacterium genome contains a region encoding:
- a CDS encoding HU family DNA-binding protein encodes MAKSMTKSDIIKGIAEKAEISKKQAVAALDALVAMAYKGAVNGFPIPGLGKLVLVNRKARKGRNPATGEIIDIPAKKVVKFRVAKAAKEAIL; translated from the coding sequence ATGGCAAAGTCCATGACAAAAAGCGATATTATCAAGGGTATTGCTGAAAAAGCGGAGATCAGCAAGAAACAAGCCGTAGCCGCCCTGGACGCGCTTGTCGCCATGGCCTATAAAGGCGCGGTAAACGGCTTCCCGATTCCCGGACTTGGCAAATTGGTTTTGGTCAATCGCAAAGCCCGCAAAGGCCGCAATCCCGCCACTGGTGAAATTATTGATATCCCGGCCAAGAAAGTCGTCAAGTTCAGGGTCGCGAAAGCCGCCAAAGAAGCGATTTTATAA
- the dapF gene encoding diaminopimelate epimerase, with protein MKIKFRKMHGAGNDFILVDDRAGSFPAADRRWIRHICSSHDGIGAEGLILLQTSEEASFCMRFFNPDGSEAGMCGNGARCAARAACDLGIARKTMTIQTEAGILKATVVKKGAQVAMPPASGIRLNFPVRAGRRAVICSFVNTGVPHVVVETKNIENVDLERWGPLLRRHRDFAPHGANIDFMQITGKRSLRVRTYERGVEAETPACGTGITACAVVAALNNKVKPPVRVICRHGDALQVDFRRSGEDMEGITLSGPAEFVFHGEISYPGRRNSK; from the coding sequence ATGAAAATCAAATTCCGGAAAATGCACGGCGCCGGCAATGATTTCATTCTCGTTGACGACCGCGCCGGAAGTTTTCCGGCCGCGGACCGCCGCTGGATCCGGCATATCTGTTCTTCCCATGACGGGATCGGGGCCGAAGGCCTGATTCTGTTGCAAACCTCGGAAGAGGCTTCTTTTTGCATGCGGTTTTTTAATCCGGACGGTTCCGAGGCCGGCATGTGCGGAAACGGCGCCCGCTGTGCGGCGCGGGCTGCCTGCGATCTTGGAATCGCGCGCAAAACGATGACCATCCAGACCGAGGCCGGCATCCTGAAAGCCACCGTGGTTAAAAAAGGCGCGCAGGTTGCCATGCCGCCCGCTTCCGGAATCCGGCTGAATTTTCCGGTGCGTGCCGGCCGCCGGGCCGTCATTTGCAGCTTTGTCAATACGGGCGTGCCGCACGTTGTCGTGGAAACAAAAAACATTGAAAACGTTGATTTGGAACGCTGGGGGCCTCTCCTGCGCCGGCACAGGGATTTCGCCCCGCATGGGGCGAACATTGATTTCATGCAGATTACCGGCAAACGCTCGTTGCGCGTGCGAACTTACGAAAGGGGCGTTGAGGCGGAGACCCCCGCCTGCGGCACCGGCATCACGGCCTGCGCGGTCGTTGCCGCTCTGAACAATAAGGTCAAACCGCCGGTGCGGGTAATATGCCGGCACGGCGACGCGTTGCAGGTTGATTTCAGGCGAAGCGGGGAAGACATGGAAGGCATCACGCTTTCGGGGCCGGCGGAATTTGTGTTTCATGGGGAAATTTCATACCCCGGGCGCCGGAATTCAAAGTGA
- the larC gene encoding nickel pincer cofactor biosynthesis protein LarC codes for MKARRNKIICFDSVGGASGDMILACLLDLGADLQAIRAGLKTMVKDRFDIKPRPVRQNGLRGTRVKVDIYRHGRHGHEHQHRNLNDIEKLIDKSRLSPRVKEQARGVFRRLARAEAKAHGARLSEIHFHEVGALDSIVDIVGSCIALEQLGADQVALGRLPLGCGTIKCAHGILPSPAPATVELLKGFAVEQTEEPFELVTPTGAALLTSWKNIDRAPAGATILRAGGGFGHFQLNNRPNLLRAVLLETGNLKEAGPHKLGGRNNAGKTAGEGRSALSTEAGHEKCLVLECNLDDMSPELTGHLFNRLLERGALDVFITPVQMKKNRPGAMLTVLCAGEQRNEMLDIIFRESTTFGVREYDVRRTVLPRCSETVKTPYGKVRVKIGSWRGRRITRAPEYDDCRKLAAKTGAPLRKIYEAAAGRFTLNSGARGMKFPHETQIPPAPKA; via the coding sequence ATGAAGGCCCGGCGGAATAAAATTATTTGTTTTGACAGCGTGGGCGGGGCCAGCGGCGATATGATCCTGGCCTGCCTCCTGGACCTGGGCGCCGACTTGCAGGCAATCCGGGCCGGACTGAAAACAATGGTCAAGGACCGCTTTGACATTAAACCCCGGCCAGTCCGGCAAAACGGCCTGCGGGGCACGCGCGTCAAGGTTGATATTTACCGGCACGGCAGGCACGGCCATGAGCATCAGCATCGCAATCTGAATGATATTGAAAAGCTCATTGACAAAAGCCGGCTTTCACCCCGCGTTAAAGAACAGGCGCGCGGCGTGTTCCGCCGGCTGGCGCGGGCCGAGGCCAAAGCGCACGGCGCGCGGCTTTCGGAAATCCATTTTCATGAAGTCGGCGCCCTGGATTCAATCGTTGATATTGTCGGCTCCTGTATCGCGCTTGAACAGCTCGGCGCCGACCAAGTGGCGCTCGGCCGCCTGCCGCTTGGATGCGGAACGATAAAATGCGCGCACGGCATTCTGCCCTCGCCCGCCCCGGCCACGGTGGAATTGCTGAAGGGGTTCGCGGTTGAGCAGACGGAGGAACCCTTTGAATTGGTTACGCCGACCGGCGCCGCCCTTCTGACAAGCTGGAAAAATATAGACCGGGCGCCGGCCGGGGCAACAATATTGCGCGCCGGCGGCGGGTTCGGGCATTTTCAACTCAACAACCGCCCCAATCTCCTGAGGGCGGTTTTGCTGGAAACCGGCAATTTGAAAGAGGCGGGGCCGCATAAGCTGGGCGGCCGAAATAATGCCGGAAAAACGGCGGGAGAGGGCCGTTCCGCTCTATCCACGGAAGCCGGCCATGAAAAATGCCTCGTGCTGGAATGCAATTTGGATGATATGTCGCCGGAACTTACCGGCCATCTTTTCAACCGGCTCCTGGAGCGGGGCGCCCTGGATGTCTTCATTACTCCGGTTCAGATGAAAAAAAACCGGCCCGGCGCGATGCTGACCGTTCTCTGCGCCGGAGAGCAGAGGAACGAAATGCTGGACATTATCTTTCGTGAAAGTACGACATTCGGCGTGCGGGAATATGATGTCCGGCGGACGGTTCTGCCGCGGTGTTCAGAGACAGTCAAAACGCCCTACGGCAAAGTGCGCGTGAAAATCGGATCATGGCGGGGCCGAAGAATCACCCGCGCGCCGGAATACGATGACTGCCGCAAGCTGGCGGCAAAAACCGGCGCGCCCCTGCGCAAAATTTATGAAGCGGCCGCGGGACGCTTCACTTTGAATTCCGGCGCCCGGGGTATGAAATTTCCCCATGAAACACAAATTCCGCCGGCCCCGAAAGCGTGA
- the larB gene encoding nickel pincer cofactor biosynthesis protein LarB, with protein sequence MRKTSKTNRQPQISEGAAVLDDLLKSIESGKLSAGRAARLISQKYERDLGFARIDVDRHKRCGLPEVIYCPGKTGRQIAEIMAAMLKTGQNILATRAVPEQYTVVRRKCRRAVYHEQAGIITLISKRPPEIAGKIAVICAGTSDIPVAEEAALTAEFMGARVVRIYDAGVAGLHRLVKHLPVLRETRALVVAAGMEGALPSVVGGLINRPIIAVPTSVGYGANLKGFSALLAMLNSCVPGITVVNIDNGFSAGVAAAMIAGESAKR encoded by the coding sequence ATGCGTAAAACTTCAAAAACGAACCGCCAACCGCAAATTTCGGAGGGCGCCGCCGTCCTGGACGATTTGCTTAAAAGCATTGAAAGCGGAAAATTGTCCGCCGGACGCGCCGCCAGGCTCATCAGTCAAAAGTACGAGCGCGACCTCGGTTTTGCCAGAATTGACGTTGACCGCCATAAACGCTGCGGATTGCCGGAAGTGATTTACTGCCCCGGAAAAACAGGCCGCCAGATTGCCGAAATCATGGCCGCCATGCTCAAAACAGGGCAAAACATCCTGGCGACCAGGGCCGTGCCCGAACAGTATACGGTCGTGCGCAGAAAATGCCGGCGGGCCGTTTATCACGAGCAGGCCGGGATAATCACGCTGATCAGCAAGCGTCCCCCGGAAATTGCCGGAAAGATTGCGGTCATTTGCGCGGGCACTTCCGACATCCCCGTGGCGGAAGAGGCGGCGCTAACCGCCGAATTCATGGGCGCGCGGGTTGTGCGCATTTATGACGCCGGCGTGGCCGGCTTACATCGCCTTGTCAAACATTTGCCGGTTTTGCGGGAAACGCGCGCCCTGGTGGTCGCGGCCGGCATGGAAGGCGCCCTGCCTTCCGTGGTCGGCGGTTTGATTAACCGCCCGATCATTGCCGTCCCGACCAGCGTCGGCTACGGCGCCAACCTGAAAGGATTTTCCGCCCTGCTGGCCATGCTTAACTCCTGTGTCCCGGGGATCACCGTCGTCAATATTGACAACGGATTCAGCGCGGGCGTGGCGGCCGCGATGATCGCCGGGGAAAGCGCAAAACGATGA
- a CDS encoding Gfo/Idh/MocA family oxidoreductase yields MIKIAIIGLDTSHSIEFPRRMQAPDSPKNQRVSGMRAVSCLRFETPYQNKEGLDKRQRQLEQWGVKVTENIDEALAGCDAVMLEINDGSFHLEYFRKVAALGKPVFLDKPLAMTLADGRAILELAKKHNTRVWCGSSIPFCPPLEKVIKNSGNVQRAHVFGALGRAPAGDSLIWYGVHSFETLQRIMGPGAAQVRAFESPAAIVTAVEFKDGREGVVELTPGTWIYGGFVWGTANEQKKALPFVLNPSFSYRNILRLIKAFFLGAEPPVRMETTFEGLAMMCAARKAVETGRAAGVETL; encoded by the coding sequence ATGATCAAGATAGCCATCATTGGTTTAGATACAAGCCACAGCATTGAATTTCCAAGGCGTATGCAGGCGCCGGACTCTCCGAAAAACCAGCGTGTTTCGGGCATGAGGGCCGTTTCCTGTCTCAGGTTTGAAACCCCCTACCAGAACAAGGAAGGCCTGGACAAACGCCAGCGCCAGCTTGAGCAATGGGGCGTTAAAGTTACTGAAAATATTGATGAAGCCCTGGCAGGATGCGACGCCGTCATGTTGGAAATTAACGACGGCAGTTTTCACCTGGAATATTTCCGAAAGGTTGCCGCGCTCGGCAAGCCCGTTTTTCTGGATAAGCCCCTCGCCATGACGCTGGCCGACGGCCGGGCTATTCTTGAGCTGGCCAAAAAACACAACACGCGCGTCTGGTGCGGCTCCAGCATCCCGTTCTGCCCGCCGCTGGAAAAAGTCATAAAAAACTCGGGCAACGTTCAGCGCGCGCATGTCTTCGGAGCGCTCGGGCGCGCGCCGGCTGGCGATTCCCTTATTTGGTACGGCGTGCATTCGTTTGAAACGCTCCAGCGGATCATGGGACCGGGCGCCGCGCAAGTGCGCGCTTTTGAGTCGCCCGCGGCCATCGTTACGGCGGTGGAATTCAAGGACGGCCGCGAAGGCGTCGTTGAACTGACGCCGGGAACCTGGATTTACGGCGGTTTTGTCTGGGGAACGGCCAACGAACAGAAAAAGGCCCTCCCTTTCGTGCTGAACCCATCGTTCAGTTACCGCAATATTCTCCGGCTGATAAAAGCCTTTTTCCTCGGCGCAGAGCCGCCGGTGCGCATGGAAACCACCTTTGAGGGCCTGGCCATGATGTGCGCGGCCCGCAAAGCAGTTGAAACCGGAAGAGCGGCCGGAGTGGAAACGCTTTAA
- a CDS encoding Gfo/Idh/MocA family oxidoreductase codes for MKVIRLGVAGYGHRISSFIGAVLRKAEPAAFQAEIRVAGIVDPDEAGARARLDECDRKDVVFYKSLDEMARRARLDGLLIGTRCNLHAFYAIQAARYDIPVFLEKPVAVSMRQALDLENAYSRAKSPPVAVSFPLRVSPLCVQARRLIRDGAVGSAEHIAAGREKSLAGFIKNVRPAAKRRGCARNLKNKKQDKLDNMKGKK; via the coding sequence GTGAAAGTCATTCGTCTGGGAGTGGCGGGGTATGGACATCGGATAAGCTCTTTTATCGGGGCCGTGTTGCGCAAGGCTGAGCCGGCGGCGTTTCAGGCGGAAATCCGCGTGGCCGGCATTGTTGATCCGGACGAGGCCGGCGCCCGCGCGCGGCTTGATGAATGCGACCGCAAAGATGTTGTTTTTTATAAAAGCCTTGATGAAATGGCGCGCCGCGCCAGGCTGGACGGCTTGCTGATCGGCACGCGGTGCAATTTGCATGCGTTTTACGCAATCCAGGCCGCCCGATACGATATTCCGGTTTTTCTTGAAAAACCGGTGGCCGTCAGCATGCGCCAGGCCCTTGATCTTGAGAATGCTTACTCGCGCGCGAAATCTCCGCCGGTGGCGGTCAGTTTCCCGCTGCGCGTCTCGCCCTTGTGCGTTCAGGCGCGCCGGCTGATCAGGGATGGCGCCGTCGGTTCGGCGGAGCACATTGCCGCCGGCCGGGAAAAGAGTCTGGCCGGTTTTATAAAAAACGTCAGGCCAGCCGCAAAGAGACGGGGATGCGCAAGAAATCTGAAGAACAAAAAACAGGATAAATTGGACAATATGAAGGGTAAAAAATGA
- a CDS encoding hydrogenase produces MWNIFKARTRQKYRTYDYPRLEPVLPEMFRGRPVLDGQPLKDAGRVVQSCPTGALSAGKDKTPRLDMGLCIFCGQCEKACSGQGIKFSREHSLAARRRADLVLAGKEQKLADALEKNTLRLFGRSLKLRQVSAGGCNACEADVNVLNTPAFDLGRFGIQFVASPRHADGLLITGPVTKNMELALQKTYAAVPEPKIVIAAGACAISGGIFAGHKETCRGADSLLKTDLLIPGCPPHPWTIMDGLLRLLGKL; encoded by the coding sequence ATGTGGAACATTTTCAAGGCAAGGACAAGGCAAAAATACAGAACCTATGACTATCCCCGCCTGGAGCCGGTTTTGCCGGAAATGTTCCGCGGCAGACCGGTTTTGGACGGGCAACCGTTGAAGGATGCCGGCCGGGTTGTGCAATCCTGCCCGACCGGAGCGCTGTCCGCCGGAAAAGACAAAACGCCGCGGCTGGACATGGGACTCTGTATTTTCTGCGGGCAATGCGAGAAAGCATGTTCGGGCCAGGGAATTAAATTCTCGCGCGAACATTCGCTCGCCGCGCGGCGGCGCGCAGACCTGGTTCTGGCCGGGAAAGAGCAGAAGCTGGCGGATGCGCTTGAAAAAAACACCCTGAGATTGTTCGGCCGTTCGCTCAAACTCCGCCAGGTAAGCGCGGGCGGATGCAACGCCTGCGAGGCTGACGTCAACGTGTTGAATACGCCCGCCTTTGACCTGGGCCGCTTCGGCATCCAGTTCGTCGCCTCGCCCCGCCATGCCGACGGATTGCTGATCACGGGCCCGGTTACCAAAAACATGGAACTCGCCCTCCAGAAGACTTACGCCGCAGTTCCCGAGCCGAAAATTGTAATCGCCGCGGGAGCCTGCGCGATTTCAGGCGGGATATTTGCCGGCCATAAGGAAACATGCCGCGGCGCCGACAGTCTGCTCAAAACGGATTTGCTCATCCCCGGCTGCCCGCCCCACCCCTGGACAATCATGGACGGGCTTTTGCGGCTGCTTGGGAAGCTATAA